The uncultured Pseudodesulfovibrio sp. genome includes a region encoding these proteins:
- a CDS encoding PhoH family protein, translated as MASQLFGPHGQHLKLLGERIGARIENRGNSVVIETPEGEEDKSDLAAQVLTQLYAMIRRGKAVYPQDVDFACRILERQPSADVCEVFKGDVYATSGKRTVSPKSLNQREYLDAIRESDMTFGIGPAGTGKTYLAVAMAVGALTRREVKRIVLTRPAVEAGEKLGFLPGDLAEKINPYLRPLYDALHDMLDFAKVQDYQESGVIEVAPLAFMRGRTLNDAFIILDEAQNTTPEQMKMFLTRLGFGSKAVVTGDVTQIDLPVHSKSGLLHARHILDGVKGVKFITFDEKDVIRHPLVGRIVRAYDAHESEGQ; from the coding sequence ATGGCCAGCCAGCTTTTCGGCCCCCATGGTCAGCACCTGAAACTTTTGGGTGAGCGCATCGGCGCGCGCATTGAGAACCGGGGCAACTCGGTGGTCATCGAGACCCCGGAAGGGGAGGAGGACAAGTCCGATCTGGCCGCCCAGGTTCTGACCCAGCTTTACGCCATGATCCGGCGCGGCAAGGCCGTGTATCCGCAGGACGTTGACTTCGCCTGCCGCATCCTTGAGCGTCAGCCCTCGGCCGATGTGTGCGAAGTCTTCAAGGGTGACGTTTACGCCACCTCGGGCAAGCGGACCGTATCGCCCAAGTCGCTGAACCAGCGCGAATATCTCGACGCCATCCGCGAGTCGGACATGACCTTCGGCATCGGTCCGGCGGGTACGGGCAAGACCTACCTGGCCGTGGCCATGGCCGTGGGCGCCCTGACCCGTCGCGAGGTCAAGCGTATTGTCCTGACCCGTCCGGCGGTTGAAGCGGGCGAGAAGCTCGGCTTTCTGCCCGGCGATCTGGCCGAGAAGATCAATCCGTACCTGCGGCCGCTCTACGACGCCCTGCATGACATGCTCGATTTCGCCAAGGTCCAGGACTACCAGGAGTCCGGAGTCATCGAGGTGGCTCCGCTGGCCTTCATGCGCGGGCGCACCCTGAACGACGCCTTCATCATCCTGGACGAGGCCCAGAATACCACGCCCGAGCAGATGAAGATGTTCCTGACCCGGCTCGGCTTCGGCTCCAAGGCCGTGGTCACCGGCGACGTCACCCAGATCGACCTGCCGGTTCACTCGAAATCCGGCCTGCTTCACGCCCGGCACATCCTCGATGGAGTCAAGGGCGTGAAATTCATCACCTTCGATGAGAAGGACGTCATCCGCCATCCTCTGGTGGGGCGTATTGTCCGGGCCTACGACGCCCATGAGAGCGAAGGACAATGA
- the ybeY gene encoding rRNA maturation RNase YbeY: MSVDSPVTIIRETRLDPRFPLSRSELGALSVILLDALGLTGRIFELKLVDDREIARLNSEFLGCTGPTNILSFPAHEADEAYAEVGDPGDHVFLGELALSVDALVRETDLYGQLPLEHLARLLAHGLLHLAGFDHGEIMFDMTDAAVDRVLDEQLETAE; the protein is encoded by the coding sequence ATGAGTGTGGACAGCCCGGTGACGATTATCAGGGAGACAAGGCTCGACCCGAGGTTCCCTCTGTCCCGGTCCGAGCTGGGGGCGCTCTCCGTCATCCTGCTCGACGCCTTGGGACTCACCGGCAGGATCTTTGAACTGAAGCTGGTGGACGACCGAGAGATCGCCCGGCTCAACAGCGAATTTCTGGGCTGCACCGGCCCGACCAACATCCTCAGCTTTCCCGCTCACGAAGCCGATGAAGCGTATGCAGAGGTCGGCGATCCCGGGGACCATGTGTTTCTCGGCGAGCTGGCCCTGTCCGTGGACGCCCTGGTGCGGGAAACCGACCTGTACGGTCAGCTGCCGCTGGAACATCTCGCCCGGCTTCTGGCCCACGGGCTGCTGCATCTGGCCGGGTTCGACCACGGTGAGATCATGTTTGACATGACCGATGCGGCCGTGGACAGGGTCCTGGACGAACAGCTGGAGACGGCGGAATAG
- a CDS encoding ATP-binding protein, translating to MHGIRGKQLYSLIFYGVIFAVAAVGALAYMGVREIRHDAAVVAVENSARGLSGAVTVLLNAVRSSNQEISQGLLKSLEPAALRKEFSAVLKDHQNLEAVMVSDGQGLRYLLTRRFGGMVEAVPDELHTVLSWTLLKDGKADDKPFLGWKMNLAQVDGVLSDEFSHLEPGQVNWRGANRFHHVNVAWITASSLVDSGSGQHLMISFAFPAEAILSQLSGAERGGAERIFLYWGDGRAMPVSGLGADVAPELSGKALTPDELPDPVVRKAVSGLAALEDGTPEKPFPFTLDGEIWWTWAMPLSIFGDTLSLGVAVPRKNVLNTLTSDSFLQAGAVVLILMAFGVLFVLHRSRGRIESLGLRREAATTEDDILALIQAGEGGRLEFKQTLRFNLKSGKNGKEIEHACLKTVSAFLNSEGGTLLVGVADDGSVTGFDEDNFDSDDKALLHFNNLVDRHIGTEFSRYIDSRIIEVGDKRVLSVHCIPAPAPAILDAAKGEEFYVRSGPASRCLTLKQFHEWLGRHQ from the coding sequence ATGCACGGTATTCGAGGCAAGCAACTGTACAGCCTGATTTTTTACGGCGTCATCTTCGCGGTGGCGGCTGTGGGCGCGCTGGCCTACATGGGCGTACGCGAGATCCGCCACGACGCGGCCGTGGTGGCCGTGGAGAACTCCGCCCGAGGCCTGTCCGGCGCGGTGACCGTGCTGCTGAACGCCGTGCGCAGTTCCAATCAGGAAATAAGCCAGGGGTTGCTCAAGAGCCTGGAGCCCGCCGCCTTGCGCAAGGAATTCAGCGCGGTGCTCAAGGATCATCAGAACCTTGAAGCGGTCATGGTCAGCGACGGGCAGGGGCTGCGCTATCTGCTCACCCGACGCTTTGGCGGCATGGTCGAGGCCGTACCCGACGAGCTGCACACCGTGCTTTCATGGACCTTGCTCAAGGACGGCAAGGCCGATGACAAGCCGTTTCTCGGCTGGAAGATGAATCTGGCCCAGGTGGACGGCGTTCTCTCCGACGAGTTCAGCCACCTCGAGCCGGGCCAGGTCAACTGGCGCGGCGCGAACCGCTTCCACCACGTCAACGTGGCCTGGATCACCGCTTCCTCTCTGGTGGATTCCGGATCAGGCCAGCACCTCATGATTTCCTTCGCCTTCCCGGCCGAGGCCATTCTGTCCCAGCTCAGCGGGGCGGAGCGCGGCGGGGCGGAGCGCATATTCCTCTACTGGGGCGATGGCCGGGCCATGCCCGTGAGCGGATTGGGGGCCGACGTGGCCCCGGAACTGTCGGGCAAGGCACTGACTCCGGACGAGCTGCCCGACCCCGTGGTCCGCAAGGCCGTATCCGGGCTGGCGGCTCTGGAGGACGGAACCCCGGAAAAGCCGTTTCCTTTTACCCTGGACGGCGAGATCTGGTGGACCTGGGCCATGCCCCTGTCCATTTTCGGCGACACCCTGTCCCTGGGCGTGGCCGTGCCGCGCAAAAACGTGTTGAACACCCTGACCAGCGATTCCTTCCTGCAGGCAGGGGCCGTGGTCCTCATCCTCATGGCCTTCGGCGTGCTCTTCGTCCTGCATCGAAGCCGGGGGCGCATCGAGTCCCTCGGTCTGCGGCGTGAGGCTGCGACCACCGAGGACGACATCCTCGCCCTGATCCAGGCCGGAGAGGGCGGAAGGCTGGAGTTCAAGCAGACCCTGCGCTTCAATCTCAAGTCCGGCAAAAACGGCAAGGAGATCGAACACGCCTGCCTCAAGACCGTGTCCGCCTTCCTCAATTCCGAGGGTGGCACCCTGCTTGTCGGCGTGGCCGACGACGGCAGCGTGACCGGCTTTGACGAGGATAATTTCGACAGTGACGACAAGGCGTTGCTGCACTTCAATAATCTGGTGGACCGGCATATCGGCACCGAGTTCTCGCGGTATATCGACAGCCGTATCATAGAGGTGGGCGACAAGCGGGTCCTGAGCGTGCATTGCATCCCGGCCCCGGCTCCGGCCATTCTGGATGCGGCCAAGGGCGAGGAGTTCTATGTGCGCAGCGGACCGGCCAGCCGCTGCCTGACGTTGAAGCAGTTTCACGAGTGGCTCGGCAGGCACCAGTAG
- the argF gene encoding ornithine carbamoyltransferase, whose protein sequence is MPKHFLTILDIPRDEVKQVILRAKEMKDGKVRTDLLDGKTLLLIFEKASTRTRVSFEVGVRQLGGDPVFIAARDSQLGRSEPLKDTARVLSRYADGVIVRTFGQEKLETLVDYGDIPVVNALTDEYHPCQVMADVLTMYERTPDLEKVKVAWVGDGNNMAHSFINGSAAFGYELRLACPEGYRPDQAILDKAVDLGAKITLTDDPKVAVAGADYINTDVWASMGQEAEQKKREAAFAGYMVDEALMGLAAPNASFMHCLPAHRGEEVSEAVFESPASIVWDQAENRLHAQKAILEWIFK, encoded by the coding sequence ATGCCCAAACACTTTCTGACCATTCTGGACATCCCGAGGGATGAAGTGAAGCAGGTTATCCTGCGCGCCAAGGAGATGAAGGACGGCAAGGTCCGCACCGATCTTCTGGACGGCAAAACCCTGCTTTTGATTTTCGAAAAAGCGTCTACCCGGACCCGCGTGTCCTTCGAGGTGGGCGTGCGCCAGTTGGGCGGGGACCCGGTGTTCATCGCCGCCCGCGACTCCCAGCTGGGGCGCAGCGAACCGCTCAAGGACACCGCTCGTGTCCTGTCGCGATACGCTGACGGGGTCATCGTGCGAACCTTCGGCCAGGAGAAATTGGAAACCCTGGTCGATTACGGCGACATCCCGGTGGTCAATGCCCTGACCGACGAATACCACCCGTGCCAGGTCATGGCTGACGTCCTGACCATGTACGAGCGCACCCCGGACCTGGAAAAGGTCAAGGTTGCCTGGGTCGGCGACGGCAACAACATGGCCCATTCCTTCATCAACGGTTCGGCCGCATTCGGCTACGAGCTGCGTTTGGCCTGCCCCGAGGGATACAGGCCCGACCAGGCCATCCTGGACAAGGCCGTCGACCTCGGCGCGAAGATCACCCTGACCGACGATCCCAAGGTCGCCGTGGCCGGGGCTGACTACATCAACACCGACGTATGGGCGTCCATGGGCCAGGAAGCCGAGCAGAAGAAACGCGAAGCCGCGTTCGCCGGCTATATGGTGGACGAGGCCCTCATGGGTCTGGCTGCGCCGAACGCGAGTTTCATGCACTGCCTGCCCGCTCACCGAGGCGAAGAAGTTTCGGAAGCCGTCTTTGAATCCCCGGCCTCCATCGTCTGGGATCAGGCCGAGAACCGGCTCCACGCGCAAAAGGCGATCCTTGAGTGGATCTTTAAATAA
- a CDS encoding argininosuccinate synthase, translating to MQKIDKVVLAYSGGLDTSIILKWLKNNYDCDVVCMTADLGQGEEMDGIEAKALKTGAVKAYVEDMREEFVRDYVFPMFRANALYEGRYLLGTAIARPLISKRMVEIAELEGAQAVAHGATGKGNDQVRFELATMALNPRLTTIAPWREWELKSRTDLINFAKENEIPIPVSRKKPWSIDANLLHTSFEGGELEDPWNSPGPDCYRNITPPEKCPDEPEEITIDFEAGDPIAINSVKYSPAALLAKLNELGGKHGIGRVDMVENRFVGMKSRGVYETPGGTILAAAHRDLEGLCMDREMMHLRDSLIPKYAEMVYYGYWFSPEREALQAMIDKSQEKVTGTVRVKLYKGNCVPLGRKSPFSLYNSELATFEEDYVYDQSDAAGFIKLVGLRLKGRMQQSKWGGKESEDSCE from the coding sequence ATGCAGAAAATTGATAAGGTCGTGCTCGCCTACTCCGGCGGATTGGACACCTCCATCATTCTCAAGTGGCTCAAGAACAACTATGATTGCGATGTGGTCTGCATGACCGCCGATCTCGGTCAGGGCGAGGAGATGGACGGCATCGAGGCCAAGGCGCTGAAGACCGGCGCGGTCAAGGCCTATGTGGAAGACATGCGCGAGGAATTCGTGCGCGACTACGTTTTCCCCATGTTCCGGGCCAATGCCTTGTACGAGGGTCGCTATTTGCTGGGTACGGCCATCGCCCGCCCGCTGATCTCCAAGCGCATGGTCGAAATCGCCGAACTGGAAGGTGCTCAGGCCGTGGCCCACGGCGCCACCGGCAAGGGTAACGACCAGGTTCGTTTCGAGCTGGCCACCATGGCGCTCAACCCCCGGTTGACGACGATCGCCCCGTGGCGCGAGTGGGAACTCAAGTCCCGCACCGATCTGATCAATTTCGCCAAGGAAAACGAGATTCCCATCCCGGTCAGCCGCAAGAAGCCGTGGTCCATCGACGCCAACCTGCTGCATACCTCGTTCGAGGGCGGCGAGTTGGAGGATCCGTGGAATTCCCCGGGACCGGATTGCTACCGTAACATCACTCCGCCCGAGAAGTGCCCGGACGAGCCCGAGGAGATCACCATCGACTTCGAGGCCGGCGACCCCATCGCCATCAACTCCGTGAAGTACTCCCCGGCAGCCCTGCTGGCCAAGCTCAATGAGCTGGGCGGCAAGCACGGCATCGGTCGTGTCGACATGGTCGAGAACCGCTTCGTGGGCATGAAGTCCCGAGGCGTGTACGAGACTCCCGGCGGAACCATCCTGGCCGCCGCCCACCGTGATCTGGAAGGGCTGTGCATGGACCGCGAGATGATGCACCTGCGTGACTCCCTCATTCCCAAATACGCCGAGATGGTGTACTACGGGTACTGGTTCTCGCCCGAGCGCGAGGCCCTGCAGGCCATGATCGACAAGTCCCAGGAAAAGGTCACCGGCACCGTGCGGGTCAAGCTGTACAAGGGCAACTGCGTGCCGCTGGGCCGCAAATCCCCGTTCTCTCTTTACAACTCCGAGCTGGCCACTTTCGAGGAAGACTACGTGTACGATCAGTCCGACGCAGCCGGGTTCATCAAGCTGGTTGGCCTGCGCCTCAAGGGCCGCATGCAGCAGTCCAAGTGGGGCGGAAAAGAGTCCGAAGACTCCTGCGAGTAA
- the argH gene encoding argininosuccinate lyase encodes MADKKMWGGRFAQGTAASMEAFSESVSFDRLLYAEDIRGSQAHARMLAKQGFLTDEEARTICDGLDKVKAEIESGEFVWKTEMEDVHMNVESRLTEIIGALGGKLHTARSRNDQVALDFRLHVAARLAAWQQYLASLITVYVDRAEEHKDTMLPGCTHFQPAQPVTLGHHLLAYCQMFKRDHERVTDALKRVRVMPLGAAALAGTTHPVNPQAVADDLGLPATFANSMDAVSDRDFVLEAVFTGSLVMAHLSRMCEELIIWANPNFGYVKLPDQYATGSSIMPQKKNPDACEIMRGKTGRVVGSLMGLLVLIKGLPMTYNRDMQEDKEPFFDADHTVTASLGIMADMLRLMEFVPEKMAATVKRGFLNATELADYLAAKGVPFREAHHITGAAVAYAEGKGVGLEDLELDELKRFSGEIGEDVYSVLDYSAAIRRRITPGGTGPDSVAAQIKALREWLGSL; translated from the coding sequence ATGGCAGACAAGAAGATGTGGGGCGGGCGGTTCGCGCAAGGAACCGCCGCGTCCATGGAGGCGTTTTCCGAGTCCGTGTCCTTTGACCGGCTCCTCTACGCCGAGGATATACGCGGTTCCCAGGCCCATGCCCGGATGTTGGCCAAGCAGGGCTTTCTGACCGATGAAGAGGCCCGGACCATCTGCGACGGCCTGGACAAGGTCAAGGCGGAGATCGAATCCGGCGAGTTCGTCTGGAAGACCGAGATGGAAGACGTTCATATGAACGTCGAGTCCCGGCTGACCGAGATCATCGGGGCGTTGGGCGGCAAGCTGCACACCGCGCGCAGCCGCAACGATCAGGTGGCGCTGGACTTCCGCCTGCATGTGGCCGCCAGGCTGGCCGCCTGGCAGCAGTATCTGGCCTCGCTCATCACGGTCTACGTGGACCGCGCCGAAGAGCACAAGGACACCATGCTGCCCGGCTGCACCCATTTCCAGCCCGCTCAGCCCGTGACCCTGGGTCATCACCTGCTGGCCTATTGCCAGATGTTCAAGCGCGACCATGAGCGCGTGACCGACGCCCTGAAACGGGTCCGTGTCATGCCGCTGGGCGCTGCGGCCCTGGCCGGTACCACGCACCCCGTGAACCCCCAGGCCGTGGCCGACGACCTCGGCCTGCCCGCGACCTTCGCCAACTCCATGGATGCCGTGTCCGACCGTGACTTCGTGCTGGAAGCCGTCTTCACCGGTTCCCTGGTCATGGCCCACCTGTCGCGCATGTGCGAGGAACTGATCATCTGGGCCAACCCGAATTTCGGTTACGTCAAGCTGCCCGACCAGTACGCAACGGGCTCCTCGATCATGCCCCAGAAGAAGAACCCCGACGCCTGCGAGATCATGCGCGGCAAGACCGGCCGCGTGGTCGGTTCGCTCATGGGTCTGCTCGTCCTGATCAAGGGGCTGCCCATGACCTACAACCGGGACATGCAGGAAGACAAGGAGCCGTTCTTCGACGCCGACCATACGGTCACCGCGTCGCTCGGCATCATGGCCGACATGCTCCGGCTCATGGAGTTCGTGCCCGAAAAGATGGCCGCGACCGTCAAGCGCGGGTTCCTCAACGCCACCGAGCTGGCCGACTACCTGGCCGCCAAGGGCGTGCCTTTCCGCGAGGCGCACCATATCACCGGTGCGGCCGTGGCGTACGCCGAGGGCAAGGGTGTGGGGCTCGAAGACCTGGAGCTGGACGAGCTGAAGCGTTTCTCCGGCGAGATCGGGGAAGACGTCTATTCCGTGCTCGACTACTCGGCGGCCATTCGGCGGCGGATCACCCCCGGTGGCACCGGCCCCGATTCGGTGGCCGCGCAGATCAAAGCGTTGAGAGAGTGGCTCGGTTCCCTGTAG
- the ftsH gene encoding ATP-dependent zinc metalloprotease FtsH, with amino-acid sequence MNNHMKNLVIWAIIFILMVVLFNLFNQPPVPKDTPSYSEFLSMVDSGAVASVKIQGPKISGVKSSGESFQTYAPDDPKMIETLIGKGVEVKAEPPDESPWYLTLLLSWFPMILLIGVWIFFMRQMQGGGSGGRGAMSFGRSKARLINEETAKVTFDDVAGVDEAKEELSEVVDFLREPRKFTRLGGRIPKGVLLVGSPGTGKTLLARAVAGEAGVPFYSISGSDFVEMFVGVGASRVRDLFAQGKKNAPCLIFIDEIDAVGRQRGAGLGGGHDEREQTLNQLLVEMDGFESNEGVILVAATNRPDVLDPALLRPGRFDRQVVVPNPDLRGRERILKVHSRKTPLAPAVDLEIIARGTPGFSGADLENLVNEAALGAAKLGKDRVDMSDFEEAKDKVMMGGRERRSMILSEDDKKTTAYHEGGHALVAKFLPGTDPVHKVSIIPRGRALGVTMQLPGEDRHNYSKEYLCNNMAVLMGGRVAEEVVLDQLTTGASNDIERATKTAHNMVCMWGMSDKLGPMSFGDNQEQVFLGRELIHNKNYGEETAKLIDSEVRRFVEEAHEKATNLIKENRELLDAIAMALLERETISGQDIDLLMEGKELPPVEPNNNSGSGSSGSTGSGTPSGYTANGRATNAGPGYEPVSEKPGDSAKPSGTDEDFILDDGDGEGRDGDGGGSKLQ; translated from the coding sequence TTGAACAACCATATGAAAAATCTTGTCATCTGGGCGATCATCTTCATTTTGATGGTTGTCCTCTTCAACCTTTTCAACCAGCCCCCTGTGCCCAAGGACACGCCTTCATACAGCGAGTTCCTGTCGATGGTGGACAGCGGAGCCGTGGCCTCGGTCAAGATCCAGGGCCCGAAGATTTCCGGCGTAAAGAGCTCCGGCGAGTCGTTCCAGACTTATGCTCCGGACGATCCGAAGATGATCGAGACCCTCATCGGCAAGGGCGTCGAGGTCAAGGCCGAGCCGCCGGATGAGTCGCCTTGGTACCTGACTCTGCTCCTGTCGTGGTTCCCCATGATCCTGCTCATCGGTGTCTGGATATTCTTCATGCGCCAGATGCAGGGCGGCGGCAGCGGCGGACGCGGAGCCATGAGCTTCGGCCGGTCCAAGGCCCGCCTGATCAACGAGGAGACCGCCAAGGTTACCTTTGACGACGTGGCCGGTGTGGACGAAGCCAAGGAAGAGCTTTCCGAGGTCGTGGACTTTCTGCGCGAACCGCGCAAGTTCACCCGCCTGGGCGGCCGTATCCCCAAGGGCGTGCTCCTGGTGGGCAGCCCGGGTACCGGTAAGACCCTGCTGGCCCGTGCCGTGGCCGGTGAGGCGGGCGTGCCGTTCTATTCCATTTCCGGCTCCGACTTCGTCGAGATGTTTGTCGGCGTGGGCGCGTCTCGCGTGCGCGACTTGTTCGCACAGGGCAAGAAGAACGCTCCCTGCCTGATCTTCATCGATGAAATCGACGCCGTTGGCCGTCAGCGTGGCGCCGGCCTGGGCGGTGGACACGACGAACGCGAGCAGACTCTGAACCAGCTGCTTGTCGAAATGGACGGTTTCGAATCCAACGAGGGCGTCATCCTGGTGGCCGCCACCAACCGTCCGGACGTACTCGATCCGGCGTTGCTGCGGCCCGGCCGTTTCGACCGCCAGGTTGTCGTACCCAACCCCGACCTGCGTGGACGCGAGCGCATCCTCAAGGTGCACAGCCGCAAGACCCCGCTGGCCCCGGCCGTGGACCTGGAGATCATTGCCAGGGGTACCCCCGGTTTCTCGGGCGCGGATCTGGAAAACCTGGTCAACGAGGCGGCGCTCGGCGCAGCCAAGTTGGGCAAGGATCGGGTCGATATGAGTGATTTCGAGGAGGCCAAGGACAAGGTCATGATGGGCGGGCGCGAACGCCGGTCCATGATCCTCTCCGAGGACGACAAGAAGACCACGGCCTACCATGAGGGCGGACACGCCCTGGTGGCCAAGTTCCTGCCCGGAACCGATCCGGTGCACAAGGTCTCCATCATTCCCCGAGGGCGTGCGCTTGGCGTGACCATGCAGCTGCCCGGCGAGGATCGCCACAATTATTCCAAGGAATACCTGTGCAACAACATGGCCGTGCTCATGGGCGGCCGTGTGGCCGAGGAGGTCGTGCTCGACCAGCTGACCACCGGCGCCAGCAACGACATAGAGCGGGCCACCAAGACCGCCCACAACATGGTCTGCATGTGGGGCATGTCCGACAAGCTCGGTCCCATGAGTTTCGGTGACAACCAGGAGCAGGTCTTCCTGGGCCGCGAACTCATCCATAACAAGAACTACGGCGAGGAGACGGCCAAGCTGATCGACTCCGAGGTCCGCCGTTTTGTCGAGGAAGCCCACGAGAAGGCCACCAACCTGATCAAGGAAAATCGCGAACTGCTCGATGCCATCGCCATGGCCCTATTGGAACGCGAGACCATCTCCGGTCAGGACATCGATCTGCTCATGGAAGGCAAGGAATTGCCGCCTGTGGAACCGAACAACAACTCCGGTTCGGGATCGTCCGGCTCCACCGGGTCCGGTACGCCTTCGGGCTACACTGCCAACGGACGGGCCACCAACGCCGGTCCCGGGTATGAACCAGTGAGTGAAAAACCCGGTGATTCGGCCAAGCCTTCCGGAACCGACGAGGACTTCATCCTCGATGACGGTGACGGGGAAGGGCGCGACGGAGACGGCGGCGGAAGCAAGTTGCAATAA